One genomic region from Equus asinus isolate D_3611 breed Donkey chromosome 8, EquAss-T2T_v2, whole genome shotgun sequence encodes:
- the C8H22orf39 gene encoding synaptic plasticity regulator PANTS has protein sequence MADGGDWRPPRPCEAYRAEWELCRSAGHFLHHYYVHGERPACEQWRRDLASCRAWEERRSAGAQRSLCESERARVEAARKHALVWAPRQSPPADWQLPLPQEEKDQ, from the exons ATGGCTGACGGCGGCGACTGGCGG CCGCCGCGCCCCTGCGAGGCCTACCGCGCGGAATGGGAGCTGTGCCGCAGCGCAGGGCACTTCCTGCACCACTACTACGTCCACGGCGAGCGGCCGGCCTGCGAGCAGTGGCGGCGCGACCTGGCCAGCTGCCGCGCGTGGGAGGAGCGCCGGAGCGCCGGAGCCCAG CGGTCCCTCTGCGAGAGCGAGCGTGCAAGAGTCGAGGCTGCACGGAAGCATGCCCTCGTGTGGGCCCCAAGGCAGAGCCCCCCGGCAGACTGGCAGCTCCCTCTGCCACAGGAGGAGAAGGACCAGTGA